In the genome of Streptomyces sp. NBC_00433, the window TAGTCGACCACGGCCGGGACCTGTCCGGTGCCGGGCAGGTCGACGTCGACGACCGAGCCCCGGGCCGCGTCAGCGGGCAGGCCGAGCGCCTGCCAGGAGCGCTCCAGGGCGTCGGGGGTGCCGGACCCGGCCGGTCCGGCCACCGAGGCGTAGGCGGCGGCGCGGCCGTTGAAGTGCGCCAGGTACTGGCCGAGGGTGTGCAGGTAGAAGTCGGTGTGGCGGTTGGCGCCGTCGTACTGGTTGTCCCAGTCGTCGACGAAGATTCCGCTGTGCACATAGCGCACCCATGAACCGCCTCCCTCGCGGGGCTCGATGAGGTGGTCGAGCTGGTTGAGGGTCTGCCCGTGCACTCCGTCGGGCAGCTCGGCGCGCGCGGTCAGCCGGTGCGGCGGGTCCCACGCGGTGATGGTGGCGCCGAAGGGCGCGGCGCCGCCTTCCTTCGGTTCGTACTCCGACGGCCACAGCCAGCCGGCGGTGCCTGTGGTGAGGGCGGCGAAGACCTCCTCGGGGGTCGACT includes:
- a CDS encoding SRPBCC domain-containing protein, encoding MSKPFEIVREFEVESTPEEVFAALTTGTAGWLWPSEYEPKEGGAAPFGATITAWDPPHRLTARAELPDGVHGQTLNQLDHLIEPREGGGSWVRYVHSGIFVDDWDNQYDGANRHTDFYLHTLGQYLAHFNGRAAAYASVAGPAGSGTPDALERSWQALGLPADAARGSVVDVDLPGTGQVPAVVDYRDGYFFGLRTGDAMYRFFGRNHWGATVGVAVHDFAAGADGDRIGADWSTWLGQVYA